The DNA segment AATCCGTACAGCATGTATATATCAGGGCGAGCAGTTGCCTATGAAAGACCCTTCCATTTACCATGTGCAGGTCATTGACCGCATCATGCAGATCCTCGCCTGCTTCGACGATACACATCCGGTGCTGGGTGTGTCACAGATCGCCGGCCAGGTGGGGCTTCACCGCGCCACCGCGCACCGTCTGGTGGTTGCCCTGGTGAACGCCGGCATCCTCGAGCGCGTGCCCGGCAGCGATAAATACCGCCTCGGCGTCCGCCTCCTGGAACTGGGATTGTCCATCCTGCGGCGCATGGACTTCCGCCAAGAGGCCATCCCGCACATGCGCGAGATGGTGGACCGTTTTGGTGAGGTCTGCGACCTGGGTATCCTGGATGACGGCCAGGTATTGTACCTTGACGTTTTCCCCTCTCGATTCCCCATTGCCGTCGCCGTGGCGACCGGTATGCGTCTGCCGGCACACTGCACGGCCAGCGGCAAGGCCATCCTGGCCTTCCTCCCACCCGAGGAGGTGGATGCCCTCCTGCCAGACACCCTGCGCCAGTTCACAGAACACACCATCACCACTAAGGCGGCGCTCTTCCAGCAGTTGGAGGAAATCCGCCAGCGCGGCTGGGCCCTGGACGATGAGGAAATTGAAATCGGCGTGCGTGCGGTGGCCGCCCCCATCCGGGATATCACCGGCCGCGCGGTCGCATCCATTGGCATACCCGGCCCCGCCGGCCGCCTGAGCTACGAGCGCATTGAGGAAATGGCCGGCGCATTAATGGAAGCCGCTCGCGCCATCTCCGCCCGCCTTGGCTGGAACGGGCAGGCCGAGGCCCCTACGGACTGAACACTCCTATTCTATGGATCGTCTTCACCAACGACTGCATTGCTCATCGGCCTCCTGCCGGCGGCCATCATCGCGGTGGGCATCCGACAAATCTATCGGAAGGCGGGAACGGTCTGAAGCATGGGGTTGACATTCCCGCCGAAATATTTACAATGTATGTAGCTCTGGGTCCTCGCAGGGGCCGCTTCCTGGGACACTCAGCACA comes from the Anaerolineae bacterium genome and includes:
- a CDS encoding IclR family transcriptional regulator; the protein is MKDPSIYHVQVIDRIMQILACFDDTHPVLGVSQIAGQVGLHRATAHRLVVALVNAGILERVPGSDKYRLGVRLLELGLSILRRMDFRQEAIPHMREMVDRFGEVCDLGILDDGQVLYLDVFPSRFPIAVAVATGMRLPAHCTASGKAILAFLPPEEVDALLPDTLRQFTEHTITTKAALFQQLEEIRQRGWALDDEEIEIGVRAVAAPIRDITGRAVASIGIPGPAGRLSYERIEEMAGALMEAARAISARLGWNGQAEAPTD